One part of the Thermodesulfobium sp. 4217-1 genome encodes these proteins:
- a CDS encoding prepilin-type N-terminal cleavage/methylation domain-containing protein, translating to MLNLPRKSLRNKKGFTLIELLVVIVIIGILSAVAFPLYQNLTKNAADASAKGALAALRGAAALYYGQNGTYAAGIADVEASTQSQGGIYFNGNTLSVAAGGTSYQYTLSYDSTTGTVSCTGSGAAGTTCTSW from the coding sequence ATGCTAAACTTACCAAGAAAGAGTCTAAGGAACAAGAAGGGTTTCACGTTGATCGAGCTTTTGGTGGTCATCGTCATCATCGGCATACTCTCTGCAGTCGCATTTCCGCTTTATCAAAACCTTACCAAGAACGCTGCTGACGCATCTGCAAAGGGCGCGCTTGCTGCCTTGAGGGGCGCAGCAGCTCTGTATTATGGGCAGAATGGAACCTACGCAGCAGGTATAGCAGATGTTGAGGCTAGTACTCAATCTCAGGGCGGAATATATTTTAATGGAAACACTCTATCAGTTGCTGCTGGTGGAACAAGTTATCAATATACTCTTAGCTATGATAGTACAACTGGTACTGTTTCTTGCACGGGCTCTGGAGCCGCTGGCACAACCTGCACTTCCTGGTAA
- a CDS encoding type II secretion system F family protein has product MPNFFYRVRDAQGKLVTGNTDAASLVVLKNDLRNKGFLVVEINEIKDQAQALAAQKDDKKPSGSFSLFNRVSQKELVIFSRQFATLVAAGVPIARTLNTLKSQTKKKAFKDIIDDVLKRVEGGESLAKAFERHSNLFNKLYTSLVRAGEASGSLDVILARIATYLEKEMALRNQVKQAVSYPIFVLTIAMALSSFLLIFIVPMFAGFLTGMGAKLPLMTSIVVNASHFLINNFILIVIFLIAGIFLFTRALKTPKGREAFDLVIFRLPIFGPLYMKIECSRFARTFGSMTRSGVPVLTSLEIIEDVLSSVVLKKGIRFIHDAVRRGQTIADSMSKTDKFPMVLVEMIAIGEETGHLDEMLDKSADYYDDEVETTVKALSSMLEPAMIVIIGGIVGFIVIAMYLPIFSLYQAIVK; this is encoded by the coding sequence ATGCCTAATTTCTTCTATAGGGTCAGGGACGCTCAGGGCAAGCTGGTTACTGGAAATACCGATGCAGCATCCCTTGTGGTCTTGAAAAACGACCTTAGAAACAAGGGATTCCTGGTGGTAGAGATAAACGAAATAAAAGATCAAGCCCAGGCTTTAGCGGCGCAAAAGGATGATAAGAAGCCGTCAGGCTCCTTCTCTCTTTTTAATAGGGTTAGCCAGAAGGAGCTCGTAATATTTTCAAGGCAGTTTGCTACCCTGGTGGCGGCAGGGGTGCCAATAGCAAGGACGCTAAACACCCTGAAGTCACAAACCAAGAAAAAGGCATTCAAGGATATTATCGACGACGTCCTGAAGAGGGTAGAAGGCGGAGAGAGCCTGGCAAAGGCTTTTGAGAGGCATAGCAACCTTTTTAACAAGCTCTATACCAGCCTGGTAAGAGCAGGTGAGGCATCTGGCTCTCTTGACGTAATACTTGCAAGGATTGCAACCTACCTGGAAAAGGAGATGGCCCTTAGGAATCAGGTAAAGCAGGCTGTGAGCTATCCTATATTTGTCTTAACCATCGCCATGGCGCTCAGCTCTTTTTTGCTGATTTTTATCGTCCCAATGTTCGCGGGCTTTCTTACGGGAATGGGTGCGAAGCTGCCTCTTATGACCTCTATAGTAGTAAACGCCAGCCATTTTCTGATAAACAACTTTATCTTGATAGTTATATTCTTGATAGCGGGTATCTTTCTTTTTACCAGGGCTCTGAAGACTCCAAAGGGCAGGGAGGCCTTTGATCTTGTCATATTTCGGCTGCCGATATTCGGGCCTCTTTATATGAAGATAGAGTGCTCCAGGTTTGCAAGGACATTTGGTTCTATGACAAGGAGCGGCGTGCCGGTACTCACATCTCTTGAGATAATAGAAGACGTGTTGTCCAGCGTGGTATTGAAGAAGGGCATAAGGTTTATACACGACGCTGTCAGGAGGGGCCAGACGATAGCCGATTCTATGAGCAAGACCGATAAATTCCCTATGGTATTGGTGGAGATGATAGCTATCGGTGAGGAAACGGGGCACCTTGATGAGATGCTGGATAAGTCTGCCGATTACTATGACGACGAGGTGGAGACCACTGTAAAAGCTCTCTCAAGCATGCTGGAGCCTGCTATGATAGTGATAATAGGTGGCATTGTGGGATTTATCGTAATAGCAATGTATCTGCCTATATTTAGCCTGTATCAGGCAATCGTAAAATAG
- a CDS encoding type IV pilus twitching motility protein PilT has product MEISELLEKAVQMNASDIHLSVGIPPVIRQEGRLVRLEEYGNLTPKIAFETIFSMLSDLQKKKIEEELDIDFSYGISGIGRFRVNVYRQRGVWGAALRLIPWEIPSLETLGLPPVVAEFAKLVRGLVLVTGPTGSGKSTTLASLVNIINRTRECHIITIEDPIEYLHSHKKSIVDQREVGNDAKSFARAVRASLREDPDVILVGEMRDLETISAAITAAETGHLVFSTLHTNDAPQTIDRIIDVFPTNQQQQVRTQLSTALQGVLSQSLLSKIGGGRVAAVEVMIATPAVKNLIREGKAAQLYSVIQTSGRYGMQQLDSSLKDLVLRGKVSFEDAFTVAVNKEEFMRLVGRL; this is encoded by the coding sequence ATGGAGATATCAGAACTTCTCGAAAAGGCTGTTCAAATGAACGCGAGCGACATACACCTTTCTGTCGGAATACCTCCCGTCATAAGGCAGGAGGGGAGATTGGTAAGGCTGGAGGAGTATGGCAACCTTACACCAAAGATAGCATTTGAGACTATATTTTCTATGCTCTCAGATCTTCAGAAGAAGAAGATAGAAGAGGAGCTCGATATTGACTTCTCCTACGGCATATCTGGAATAGGTAGATTCAGGGTAAACGTTTACAGACAAAGGGGCGTATGGGGCGCAGCGCTCAGACTGATACCATGGGAGATCCCAAGTCTGGAAACTCTGGGCCTTCCTCCTGTGGTAGCTGAGTTTGCCAAGCTGGTAAGAGGACTTGTGCTGGTAACAGGTCCTACTGGCTCAGGAAAGTCTACCACGCTTGCCTCACTTGTAAACATAATAAATAGAACAAGAGAGTGCCATATTATCACTATTGAAGACCCTATTGAATATCTTCACTCTCACAAGAAGTCTATAGTAGATCAAAGAGAGGTAGGAAATGATGCCAAATCCTTTGCTAGGGCTGTAAGGGCATCTTTAAGAGAAGACCCCGATGTAATATTGGTGGGAGAGATGAGAGACCTTGAGACGATATCTGCGGCTATTACCGCCGCAGAGACAGGGCACTTGGTGTTCTCAACCCTTCACACGAACGATGCCCCTCAGACTATAGACAGGATAATAGACGTATTCCCTACAAACCAGCAACAGCAGGTCAGAACCCAGCTTTCCACAGCGCTTCAAGGTGTTCTCTCCCAATCGCTTTTGTCAAAGATTGGGGGCGGCAGGGTGGCTGCGGTGGAGGTGATGATCGCTACTCCTGCTGTGAAGAACCTTATAAGGGAGGGCAAGGCAGCACAGCTATATTCTGTGATACAGACTTCGGGCAGATACGGCATGCAGCAGCTTGACTCATCTCTAAAAGATCTGGTGCTGCGCGGGAAGGTATCCTTTGAGGACGCATTTACGGTCGCCGTGAACAAGGAAGAGTTTATGCGTCTGGTTGGGAGGCTGTAA
- a CDS encoding GspE/PulE family protein gives MTVESAKRPKEARVVSKLLDDGLLTEDYVRDVLYELEVGDMPLLDILDNKGLLTKDLLQRLEGIYSFKIKRIQETPLDEKALQILSPDFIKQRRILPLALKGKNLLLGMVNPQDLSTVDDVRMITKTDIEPAMILASDFAKYISGEISFKKREETMFGKEADDVAAYTDSQQQKEKFTYGDDESVVDLVDSIVEEAVLKRASDVHIEPYEDKIVLRYRIDGSLLMISEFPKTIGPAIVSRIKILSTLDISERRRPQDGRMHLNVANKEIDMRVSIMPCTQGEKVVLRIFDKKAVAMDLELLGFPERELRTFKSILQKPYGMIFVTGPTGSGKSTTLYSALSLLNNEDVNILTAEDPVEFYIPGITQSQVNTQINLTFASLLRSFLRQDPDIVMVGEIRDSETAEIAVRAAMTGHLVLSTLHTNDAASSFPRLMDMDIEPFLLASSTLCVLAQRLVRKVCPECVREVPMPDDLKVALGISPGGFGFGPVGEITYFEGTGCSACFGTGYKGRIVVPELLVVNDEVRSLVMSRAPSKEIKSAAIKGGMRTMRENGVDLIFKGITTPQEIVKKIFTED, from the coding sequence TTGACAGTAGAGAGCGCGAAAAGGCCGAAAGAAGCAAGGGTAGTTAGCAAGCTTTTGGATGATGGTCTTTTGACAGAAGACTATGTTAGAGACGTTTTATACGAACTTGAGGTTGGCGATATGCCCTTGCTCGACATACTGGACAACAAAGGGCTTCTGACGAAAGACTTGCTCCAGAGGCTGGAGGGCATTTACAGCTTTAAGATAAAACGCATACAAGAAACCCCACTTGATGAAAAGGCCTTGCAGATTTTATCTCCAGATTTCATAAAACAAAGAAGGATATTGCCCTTAGCGTTAAAGGGGAAAAACCTCTTGCTTGGAATGGTGAACCCACAGGATCTGTCCACCGTTGACGACGTTCGTATGATTACAAAGACAGATATCGAGCCTGCTATGATCCTTGCAAGCGACTTTGCAAAGTATATTTCTGGCGAGATAAGCTTCAAAAAAAGAGAAGAGACGATGTTCGGGAAGGAAGCTGACGATGTAGCGGCCTATACCGATTCTCAGCAGCAAAAAGAGAAATTTACCTATGGCGATGACGAATCTGTAGTGGATTTAGTTGACTCAATTGTGGAAGAAGCAGTCCTAAAAAGGGCATCAGATGTTCACATAGAGCCTTATGAAGACAAGATAGTCTTAAGATATAGGATTGACGGCTCGCTTTTGATGATCTCAGAGTTTCCAAAAACAATTGGCCCTGCTATTGTTTCAAGAATAAAGATACTCTCCACTCTCGACATCTCAGAGAGAAGAAGGCCTCAGGATGGCAGAATGCACCTGAATGTGGCAAACAAAGAGATAGATATGAGGGTATCAATAATGCCCTGTACTCAGGGAGAAAAGGTTGTTCTTAGAATATTTGACAAAAAGGCAGTAGCGATGGACCTGGAGCTTTTAGGATTTCCCGAAAGGGAGCTAAGGACCTTTAAATCTATATTGCAAAAGCCTTATGGCATGATATTTGTAACCGGTCCTACTGGCTCAGGAAAGTCTACCACGCTGTATTCTGCCCTTAGCCTGCTCAACAATGAAGACGTTAACATATTGACTGCCGAGGATCCTGTGGAGTTCTATATCCCTGGTATAACCCAGTCTCAGGTAAACACACAGATAAATCTTACCTTTGCAAGCCTTTTAAGGTCCTTTTTGAGACAGGACCCTGATATCGTAATGGTTGGCGAGATTCGAGACTCTGAGACGGCGGAGATAGCTGTTAGGGCTGCTATGACAGGGCACCTTGTGCTGAGCACCCTTCACACAAACGACGCTGCCAGTTCATTTCCAAGGCTTATGGATATGGATATAGAGCCCTTTTTGCTCGCATCCAGCACCCTTTGTGTTTTGGCACAAAGGCTTGTAAGGAAAGTCTGCCCCGAATGCGTAAGAGAGGTGCCGATGCCTGATGACCTTAAGGTAGCTTTGGGCATTTCTCCTGGAGGGTTTGGCTTTGGACCTGTGGGAGAGATCACATATTTTGAGGGCACAGGTTGCAGCGCGTGTTTTGGAACGGGATATAAGGGCAGGATCGTGGTGCCCGAGCTCCTGGTAGTAAACGATGAGGTCAGGTCTCTTGTTATGTCAAGAGCGCCTTCCAAAGAGATAAAGAGCGCAGCTATCAAAGGCGGCATGAGAACAATGAGAGAAAATGGAGTAGATCTTATATTTAAGGGGATTACTACCCCCCAGGAAATTGTAAAGAAGATATTTACCGAAGATTAG
- a CDS encoding amidohydrolase, with translation MNELLIENASILDVKSGNVLEGSNIYISNGIIKGINVKKECSEKINLNGQLVMPGLINAHTHAAMTLLRSYADDLSLMDWLTNHIWPKEAQIINPETVYIGTLIACYEMAKNGVTTFVDMYFYEDMVAKAAEEIGLRALIGEGVLSIPTPHAKGEAQGIENTKRLIEKYKNSELISTVVAPHAPYTCSDVLLKELSSIAIREGCPIHIHLSESEKEFLDMQREKSLTPTEYLANLGLFEAKTLAAHANYLTDEDISILKENDVSIAHCPESNAKLASGICPVVKLFDSEINVALGTDGAASNNNLDILGEMDFALKLQKISNGNPQALKALDALQMATSMGARAIFKEEIGSIEVGKRADFLVIDRENPSLLPGHHIVSDLVYSATPDCILSLCVNGKWVIKDRLPQFDKDKIIGLSKEVMRKYFP, from the coding sequence ATGAACGAATTATTGATAGAAAACGCATCAATACTCGATGTAAAGTCTGGCAATGTTTTAGAGGGGTCAAATATCTACATCTCCAATGGCATTATAAAAGGCATAAACGTTAAGAAAGAGTGTTCTGAAAAGATAAACCTAAACGGTCAGCTGGTGATGCCAGGGCTGATAAATGCTCATACCCACGCAGCAATGACGCTCCTTAGAAGCTATGCAGACGATCTGTCCTTGATGGATTGGCTCACCAACCATATTTGGCCTAAGGAAGCCCAGATTATAAACCCTGAAACGGTATACATAGGCACCCTTATTGCCTGTTATGAGATGGCGAAAAATGGGGTTACTACATTTGTAGACATGTACTTTTATGAAGATATGGTAGCAAAAGCAGCCGAAGAAATAGGCCTAAGGGCCTTAATTGGCGAGGGGGTTTTGAGCATTCCTACTCCTCATGCAAAAGGCGAGGCACAAGGGATAGAAAACACAAAAAGATTAATAGAAAAGTACAAAAATAGCGAGCTAATATCTACTGTCGTCGCCCCTCACGCCCCATATACCTGCTCAGATGTCCTATTAAAAGAGCTCTCATCAATAGCCATAAGAGAAGGTTGCCCAATTCATATTCACCTGTCAGAATCTGAAAAGGAGTTCCTCGACATGCAAAGGGAAAAGAGCCTCACCCCCACAGAATACCTTGCAAACCTGGGGCTATTTGAGGCAAAGACGCTCGCAGCCCATGCAAATTACTTAACCGATGAAGACATCTCTATTCTGAAAGAAAACGATGTAAGCATAGCCCACTGCCCCGAGAGCAACGCGAAACTGGCAAGCGGCATATGTCCTGTGGTAAAGCTATTCGACTCTGAGATAAACGTAGCGCTTGGCACAGACGGGGCAGCCAGCAACAACAACCTTGATATTCTTGGTGAAATGGATTTTGCTCTAAAACTTCAGAAGATCTCCAATGGGAATCCGCAGGCGCTAAAGGCCCTTGATGCCCTTCAAATGGCTACCTCAATGGGAGCAAGGGCGATATTTAAAGAAGAAATTGGCAGCATCGAAGTGGGCAAGAGAGCTGATTTTCTTGTGATAGACAGAGAAAACCCTTCATTGCTGCCAGGACACCACATAGTAAGCGACTTAGTCTACAGCGCTACACCCGATTGCATATTGAGCCTTTGCGTAAACGGCAAATGGGTTATAAAAGACAGACTTCCTCAATTCGATAAGGATAAGATAATAGGACTTTCAAAAGAGGTTATGAGGAAGTATTTTCCATAA
- a CDS encoding mannose-1-phosphate guanylyltransferase/mannose-6-phosphate isomerase — protein MKIAVLAGGVGSRLWPLSRERYPKQLISLTGDKSLLQNTIDRLLPLCENHILIVGIEAHKEDLEWQLSNNGNSKIKYNILLEPYPRNTYAACLYLTLYFEKIGVNEPILVVPADHMISNENLFYEAARDAENLAEKGYIVTFGIKPSFASTGYGYILKGNRIEGSKGFKISRFEEKPSIEKANTYIQDENYLWNSGMFMWKPEVFLSEVRNFDVETFDKVKGIFENSPGSDTERIYSSLPSIPVDKAVMERSKLGAVIPSGFEWSDLGSWDSLYDVAKKDKSKNVTTGDVLALHCKDSFMYSTGKLMVGVDLEDLIVVDADDAILVCKRGHSQYVKDAFDALKEQGREESQIHRTVYRFWGQKTLVSRGDNFLIYQVLLLPKKEIMLQMHHHRSENWMILSGAVEVEKDGKKAFYHRGESVLIPKSTPHKITNPGKISAQILEIWQGEYLEEDDVEYI, from the coding sequence ATGAAGATCGCTGTACTTGCTGGAGGTGTAGGGAGCAGGCTTTGGCCTTTGAGCAGAGAAAGATACCCAAAACAACTTATATCGCTTACTGGCGATAAGTCTTTACTGCAGAACACCATAGATAGGCTGTTGCCCCTGTGCGAAAACCATATTTTAATTGTGGGGATTGAGGCACACAAAGAAGATTTGGAATGGCAGCTTAGCAACAATGGCAATTCGAAAATAAAATATAATATTTTGCTCGAGCCGTATCCAAGAAATACCTATGCGGCCTGCCTTTATCTTACGTTGTACTTTGAAAAAATTGGTGTTAATGAGCCGATATTGGTCGTGCCTGCCGATCACATGATCTCGAATGAAAACCTTTTTTATGAAGCTGCAAGAGATGCCGAAAATTTAGCTGAAAAGGGTTATATAGTAACCTTTGGCATAAAACCATCTTTTGCCTCTACTGGCTACGGCTACATCTTAAAAGGTAACAGGATTGAAGGCTCTAAGGGTTTTAAGATATCAAGATTTGAGGAGAAGCCTTCCATAGAAAAGGCAAACACTTATATTCAGGATGAGAACTATCTATGGAATTCTGGGATGTTTATGTGGAAGCCTGAGGTATTTCTTTCTGAGGTGAGAAATTTTGATGTAGAAACTTTTGACAAGGTAAAAGGTATATTCGAAAACTCTCCTGGGTCAGATACTGAAAGGATATATTCTTCCTTGCCGTCCATTCCTGTGGACAAGGCTGTAATGGAGCGTTCTAAATTGGGTGCAGTTATCCCATCTGGCTTTGAATGGAGCGACCTTGGGAGCTGGGACTCTCTTTATGATGTAGCAAAAAAGGACAAGAGCAAAAATGTGACTACAGGCGATGTGCTTGCCCTTCATTGTAAAGATTCGTTTATGTATAGTACTGGCAAGCTTATGGTGGGAGTGGACCTGGAAGACCTGATAGTGGTAGACGCCGATGACGCGATTTTGGTCTGCAAGAGGGGTCACTCACAATATGTAAAGGACGCTTTTGACGCCCTCAAAGAACAGGGCAGAGAAGAGAGTCAGATTCACAGAACTGTCTATAGATTTTGGGGACAGAAGACTCTTGTGAGCAGAGGGGATAACTTCCTTATCTATCAGGTATTGTTGCTTCCTAAGAAGGAGATAATGCTTCAGATGCACCATCACAGATCGGAGAACTGGATGATACTCTCTGGGGCAGTAGAGGTTGAAAAAGATGGCAAGAAGGCATTTTATCACAGGGGCGAGAGCGTTTTGATACCGAAATCTACTCCTCACAAGATAACCAATCCTGGCAAGATAAGCGCTCAGATATTGGAAATCTGGCAGGGAGAATACCTGGAGGAAGACGACGTCGAGTACATATAG
- a CDS encoding flavodoxin family protein: MTKEKFLVINGSPNAGGNTDFLIDRFVTFLDNVIRFDIREMNISPCRGCEKCSLTGNCIIRDDMYQIYDEIEACKYFLFFSPVFFGGVTSTLKSAIDRCQPFWARKNILGKKIDNNGRKALIVLIGGTSFAKGYECAALSVRWLLNVIDVPEVKPLFYMNIENNKDFSKYNLEKDIDNVMDFFSEESEK, translated from the coding sequence TTGACTAAGGAAAAGTTTTTGGTTATAAATGGAAGTCCTAATGCAGGGGGAAATACTGATTTTCTGATAGATAGGTTTGTAACATTTTTGGATAATGTTATCAGATTCGATATCAGAGAGATGAATATTTCCCCCTGTAGGGGATGCGAAAAGTGTTCTTTAACAGGTAACTGTATAATTAGAGACGATATGTACCAGATTTATGATGAGATCGAGGCTTGTAAGTATTTTTTGTTTTTTTCCCCAGTATTCTTTGGTGGGGTTACTTCTACTTTAAAATCTGCGATAGATAGATGCCAACCGTTCTGGGCAAGAAAAAATATTCTGGGCAAGAAAATTGACAATAATGGCAGAAAGGCTCTAATCGTGCTGATAGGTGGTACATCGTTTGCCAAGGGATATGAGTGTGCTGCTCTTTCTGTCAGATGGCTCTTGAACGTCATAGATGTGCCTGAAGTTAAGCCCTTGTTTTATATGAATATTGAAAATAATAAAGATTTTTCTAAATATAACCTTGAAAAAGATATTGATAATGTAATGGACTTCTTCTCTGAGGAGAGTGAAAAATGA
- a CDS encoding C40 family peptidase, translated as MKGKLFCFLLLTVFAFSSVLFAPSAYANNQDLRQEIIRTALHLKGVSYRWGGTTPSGFDCSGFVQYVFRINGISIPRDADSQYYDGDKISTSDLKPGDLVFFQTYESGPSHVGIYIGDNRFIHAAYHGGIMVDSLNESYYAERYLGARSYID; from the coding sequence TTGAAGGGTAAATTATTTTGTTTTTTGTTGTTGACTGTTTTTGCTTTTTCTTCTGTTCTGTTTGCGCCGAGCGCGTATGCAAACAATCAAGATTTGAGACAGGAGATAATTAGAACTGCTTTGCATCTCAAGGGGGTATCTTACAGATGGGGAGGAACAACTCCTTCCGGTTTCGACTGTTCTGGTTTCGTGCAATATGTTTTTAGGATCAATGGTATCAGCATTCCAAGAGATGCAGACTCACAGTATTATGATGGAGATAAGATTTCTACATCAGACCTTAAACCAGGCGATCTGGTTTTTTTCCAAACTTATGAAAGCGGTCCCAGTCATGTGGGCATCTATATCGGTGACAACCGCTTTATTCACGCAGCTTATCATGGTGGGATAATGGTTGATTCTTTGAACGAATCATACTATGCCGAGAGGTATTTAGGGGCAAGAAGTTATATTGACTAA
- a CDS encoding nucleoside deaminase — translation MINNLIDELYILSLSSYNAGELPVGSIIYKEGDILSASENLCERKKSPIEHAEISAIKIAVENYNRWHLQGSTIYCSLEPCLMCAGAIIECKIKNVIFCVESKKPTREILESNGVFCRQICDTRFNHLLERFFKDIRNKNSAI, via the coding sequence TTGATAAATAATCTAATAGATGAGCTCTATATTTTGTCCCTTTCTTCCTATAATGCAGGAGAATTACCTGTAGGTTCAATAATCTACAAAGAAGGAGATATATTGTCAGCGTCCGAAAATCTATGTGAAAGAAAAAAATCTCCCATCGAACACGCCGAGATATCAGCGATAAAAATCGCAGTCGAAAATTACAATAGATGGCATTTACAAGGTTCTACTATCTATTGTTCTCTTGAGCCCTGCCTGATGTGCGCTGGCGCAATAATAGAATGCAAGATAAAAAACGTAATATTTTGTGTAGAGTCCAAAAAACCCACAAGGGAGATCCTGGAATCAAACGGAGTTTTTTGTAGGCAGATATGTGACACAAGGTTCAATCATCTTTTAGAGAGATTTTTTAAAGACATAAGAAATAAAAATAGCGCTATATAG
- a CDS encoding dihydroorotate dehydrogenase electron transfer subunit — MIDTRIANTERVSNFHFLIDLDAETNLNPIPGQFFMLKVNDLNDPFFMRPFSVFDADKNILRFLIEIKGNGTKILSRSRAGDILKIRGPLGNGFQFGNVRKALLYAGGTGIAPMFYLAKNLKKNGVEVDVILGFRNRDRVIFEDSFAELGEVFVYTDDGSYREKGNVADFVLKKEYDGVFACGPVPMLKAIQRRHKNAQISLESVFACGAGACMGCVVKSVSGYVRVCKDGPVFYAGDVII, encoded by the coding sequence ATGATTGATACAAGAATTGCAAATACTGAAAGGGTTAGTAATTTCCATTTTTTAATTGATTTAGATGCTGAAACTAATTTGAATCCCATTCCTGGGCAGTTCTTTATGTTGAAGGTAAACGATCTCAATGATCCATTTTTTATGAGGCCATTTAGCGTTTTTGATGCTGATAAAAATATTCTTAGATTTTTGATTGAGATAAAGGGCAATGGGACAAAGATTTTAAGCAGATCCAGGGCAGGAGATATCTTGAAGATTAGAGGACCTCTGGGCAATGGATTTCAGTTTGGTAATGTCAGAAAAGCTCTTCTATATGCTGGCGGTACAGGGATTGCGCCGATGTTTTATCTGGCGAAAAACCTTAAAAAAAACGGAGTTGAGGTTGACGTAATACTTGGATTTAGAAATAGGGATAGGGTTATATTCGAAGATTCGTTTGCTGAGCTCGGAGAAGTATTTGTTTATACCGATGATGGATCTTATAGAGAAAAGGGTAATGTGGCTGACTTTGTATTGAAAAAAGAATATGACGGCGTTTTTGCCTGCGGACCTGTGCCAATGTTGAAGGCAATCCAAAGGAGACACAAAAACGCACAGATAAGCTTAGAGTCTGTCTTTGCCTGCGGTGCAGGGGCTTGTATGGGTTGTGTGGTAAAGAGCGTCAGTGGATATGTAAGAGTTTGCAAGGATGGGCCTGTGTTCTATGCAGGAGATGTAATAATCTAA